Proteins encoded by one window of Streptomyces sp. NBC_01571:
- a CDS encoding nuclear transport factor 2 family protein, with protein sequence MGTMAGPAFDTEALRRGIEGHDPAEMLALYADDAEIRIVDRNTQPSHPMVKHGRGEIADMLNDVYSRDMIHKLEQCVIQGDHVAFTESCLYPDGVRVLASSMMSLRDGKIVEHTLLQAWDE encoded by the coding sequence ATGGGCACCATGGCAGGCCCCGCCTTCGACACGGAAGCGCTGCGCCGCGGAATCGAAGGACACGACCCGGCGGAAATGCTGGCGCTGTACGCGGACGACGCGGAGATACGGATCGTCGACCGCAACACGCAGCCGAGTCACCCGATGGTGAAACACGGTCGTGGCGAGATCGCCGACATGCTGAACGACGTCTACAGCCGGGACATGATCCACAAGCTCGAACAGTGTGTCATCCAGGGCGACCACGTCGCCTTCACCGAGTCCTGCCTCTACCCGGACGGCGTGCGGGTACTGGCCAGCTCGATGATGTCGCTGCGGGACGGCAAGATCGTCGAACACACGCTGCTGCAGGCATGGGACGAGTAG